Proteins encoded in a region of the Aquila chrysaetos chrysaetos chromosome 25, bAquChr1.4, whole genome shotgun sequence genome:
- the ZC3H7A gene encoding zinc finger CCCH domain-containing protein 7A isoform X2 has protein sequence MSNVSEERSTRQQDIKKGLQFIESTLPYPGTQEQYELFIRELVRNLFNEGNDVYREGDWRGSLSHYTEAINIADYANSEEIHVSDDILEKLHVNRIACFSNMGLHEKVLEDCEIALRLNENNFRALYRKAKALNELGRYKKAYDAVAKCSLAVPQDESVIKLTQELAQKLGLKIRKAYVRAKPPSSNSVSSDVSAQNSSSVEDIELDLSDQKQEMVSAASSSNFVSEVSKVSSVPVPSLSSVMPLQVEKVSLPSAVLANGGNVSFSMPEACLDCGDGDIIIGEELDELLDSVPDPDESVMGQIVANVAVKQTTGARGPIPAGSVAPSVPFSASLLGTLPVTAGFVPSPSLSEIFSQPLASSLENFCSPLSTFSISDPKRDLSSSASRDGTPTLSSNNSPLFINGPSSLFGSENYMGIAGQTRNDFSNVFSSATANIPISSALAGRNPLEGTHELRQACQLCFVKKGPKLLDYAYHPSLEHKCKKDILIGRIKNSEDKSWKKIRPRPTKTQYVGPYYICKDVAAEEECRYPGHCTFAYCQEEIDVWTLERKGALSREALFGGNGKINLTVSRLLQEHHGLFMFLCEKCFDHKPRIISKRNKDNSSSCSHPAMHDFEDNKCLVHILRETMVKYSKIRPFQVRCQLDLCRHEVHYGCLREDKCFYAHSLVELKVWIMQKETGISHDTIVQESKKYWQNMEASAHGSQILGNQMKYGSLNLKMKFVCGQCWRNGQVNEPDRNKKYCSAKARHPWTKDRRVVLVMSNERKKWMTIRPLPAKKQVPLQFDLCNHIASGKKCQYDGNCSFAHSPEEREMWTYMKENSIQDLEQLYDIWLKSQKPEKGDDTAAQANKENGKQIHMPTDYAEVTVDFHCWMCGKNCNSEKQWQGHISSEKHKEKVFHTEDDQNCWQYRFPTGYFSICDRYMAGTCTEGNNCKFAHGNAELHEWEERRQVLRMKLSKARKDHLIAPSDNDFGKYSFLFKDLN, from the exons ATGTCCAATGTGTCGGAAGAGAGAAGCACTAGACAACAGGACATTAAGAAAGGACTCCAGTTTATAGA atcTACTTTGCCCTATCCAGGGACGCAAGAACAATATGAG TTATTTATACGAGAGCTTGTTAGAAATCTTTTTAATGAAGGGAATGATGTATATCGAGAAGGTGATTGGAGAGGATCACTGAGTCATTATACAGAAGCTATAAACATAGCTGATTATGCTAATTCTGAAGAAATCCATGTTTCTGATGATATTTTAGAGAAGCTGCACGTGAACAGGATagcatgtttttcaaatatG GGATTGCATGAAAAAGTTCTAGAAGACTGTGAGATAGCATTACGAttgaatgaaaacaatttcagagCTCTCTATcggaaagcaaaagctttgaACGAATTGGGAAGATATAAGAAGGCTTATGATGCTGTAGCAAAATGTTCTCTTGCTGTGCCACAG GATGAAAGTGTGATTAAGCTTACCCAAGAACTAGCTCAAAAACTAGggttaaaaataagaaaagcataTGTAAGAGCAAag CCACCCTCCTCAAATTCAGTTTCTAGCGATGTATCTGCTCAG AATTCTTCTTCTGTAGAAGATATTGAGTTAG ATTTATCTGACCAGAAGCAAGAGAtggtttctgctgcttcttcatcaaactttgtttctgaagtgtCTAAAGTGTCATCAGTACCTGTACCATCTTTATCTTCTGTTATGCCTCTTCAAGTGGAAAAGgtttctttgccttctgcagtGTTGGCAAATGGAGGGAATGTTTCTTTCTCTATGCCAGAAGCATGTTTAGATTGTGGAGATGGAGATATAATTATTGGGGAAGAACTTGATGAATTACTTGATTCTGTGCCTGATCCAGATGAAAGTGTAATG ggGCAGATTGTTGCAAATGTGGCTGTAAAG caaaCTACAGGAGCCAGAGGACCTATTCCTGCAGGAAGTGTAGCTCCTAGTGTacctttctctgcctctttgtTGGGGACGCTGCCAGTTACTGCAGGATTTGttccttcaccttctctttcagaaatcttttcaCAGCCTTTGGCTTCGTCACTGGAAAATTTTTGTTCACCATTAAGTACCTTCTCAATCAGTGACCCAAAAAGAG acCTCTCAAGTTCAGCTTCTAGAGATGGAACACCAACACTTAGCAGCAATAATTCCCCGttattt ATAAATGGCCCTAGTAGTTTGTTTGGGTCTGAAAATTACATGGGAATTGCAGGCCAAACTAgaaatgacttttcaaatgtttttagcAGCGCAACTGCTAATATACCTATATCTTCAGCACTTGCGGGAAGAAACCCATTAGAAGGTACACATGAGCTAAGACAGGCCTGCCAGTTATGTTTTGTCAAAAAAG GTCCTAAATTATTGGATTATGCTTACCATCCCAGTTTAGAACATAAATGTAAGAAGGATATTCTAATTGGTAGAATAAAAAACTCTGAAGAtaaatcatggaaaaaaatacgtCCAAGACCAACAAAGACACAGTATGTGGGACCATATTATATATGTAAAG ATGTTGCTGCTGAAGAGGAATGCAGATATCCAGGTCATTGTACGTTTGCGTATTGCCAAGAGGAGATTGATGTGTGGACACTGGAGCGCAAAGGAGCCCTTAGTCGAGAAGCTCTTTTTGGCGGAAATGGAAAGATCAACTTGACTGTGTCCCGACTTCTTCAAGAACACCATGgattatttatgtttctttgtgag aaatgttttgatCACAAACCCAGAATAATAAGCAAAAGGAACAAGGATAACTCATCCTCTTGTTCTCACCCTGCTATGCATGACTTTGAAGATAACAA gtGCCTTGTCCACATTTTGCGAGAAACTATGGTGAAATATTCCAAAATCCGCCCTTTTCAAGTTCGATGTCAGCTTGACCTGTGCAGACATGAGGTACATTATGGCTGTTTACGAGAGGATAAGTGTTTTTATGCTCACAGTCTGGTAGAGCTTAAAGTCTGGATAATGCAAAAGGAAACAG GTATTTCACATGATACTATTGTTCAAGAATCAAAGAAATACTGGCAGAACATGGAAGCTAGTGCACATGGATCACag ATCCTTGGGAACCAAATGAAATATGGATCACTTAATTTGAAGATGAAGTTTGTTTGTGGTCAGTGCTGGAGAAATGGTCAAGTTAATGAGccagacagaaacaaaaaatactgtagTGCAAAGGCAAGACACCC CTGGACCAAAGATCGCCGTGTGGTGCTAGTAATGTCTAATGAACGTAAGAAGTGGATGACCATTCGTCCTCTTCCTGCAAAGAAACAAGTGCCTCTGCAATTTGAT TTGTGCAATCATATTGCTTCAGGCAAGAAATGCCAGTATGATGGAAACTGCTCATTTGCTCACAGTCCTGAGGAAAGAGAGATGTGGACCTATATGAAGGAGAACAGCA TTCAAGACTTGGAGCAGTTGTATGACATATGGCTAAAAAgtcaaaaaccagaaaaaggagATGATACAGCTGCTCaggcaaacaaagaaaatgggaagCAAATTCACATGCCAACTGACTATGCTGAAGTTACA GTGGATTTTCACTGTTGGATGTGTGGGAAGAACTGTAATAGTGAGAAGCAATGGCAGGGtcacatttcttctgaaaagcataAAGAGAAGGTTTTCCACACTGAGGACGATCAAAACTGCTGGCAGTATCGCTTTCCAACTGGATATTTTAGCATTTGTGATAG ATATATGGCTGGTACTTGCACTGAAGGAAACAACTGTAAATTTGCCCATGGAAATGCTGAACTCCATGAGTGGGAAGAACGAAGACAAGTTTTAAGAATGAAGCTcagcaaagcaaggaaagacCACTTGATTGCTCCCAGTGATAATGACTTTGGAAAATAtagttttttgtttaaagatttAAACTAA
- the ZC3H7A gene encoding zinc finger CCCH domain-containing protein 7A isoform X1 — protein MSNVSEERSTRQQDIKKGLQFIESTLPYPGTQEQYELFIRELVRNLFNEGNDVYREGDWRGSLSHYTEAINIADYANSEEIHVSDDILEKLHVNRIACFSNMGLHEKVLEDCEIALRLNENNFRALYRKAKALNELGRYKKAYDAVAKCSLAVPQDESVIKLTQELAQKLGLKIRKAYVRAKPPSSNSVSSDVSAQNSSSVEDIELDLSDQKQEMVSAASSSNFVSEVSKVSSVPVPSLSSVMPLQVEKVSLPSAVLANGGNVSFSMPEACLDCGDGDIIIGEELDELLDSVPDPDESVMQTTGARGPIPAGSVAPSVPFSASLLGTLPVTAGFVPSPSLSEIFSQPLASSLENFCSPLSTFSISDPKRDLSSSASRDGTPTLSSNNSPLFINGPSSLFGSENYMGIAGQTRNDFSNVFSSATANIPISSALAGRNPLEGTHELRQACQLCFVKKGPKLLDYAYHPSLEHKCKKDILIGRIKNSEDKSWKKIRPRPTKTQYVGPYYICKDVAAEEECRYPGHCTFAYCQEEIDVWTLERKGALSREALFGGNGKINLTVSRLLQEHHGLFMFLCEKCFDHKPRIISKRNKDNSSSCSHPAMHDFEDNKCLVHILRETMVKYSKIRPFQVRCQLDLCRHEVHYGCLREDKCFYAHSLVELKVWIMQKETGISHDTIVQESKKYWQNMEASAHGSQILGNQMKYGSLNLKMKFVCGQCWRNGQVNEPDRNKKYCSAKARHPWTKDRRVVLVMSNERKKWMTIRPLPAKKQVPLQFDLCNHIASGKKCQYDGNCSFAHSPEEREMWTYMKENSIQDLEQLYDIWLKSQKPEKGDDTAAQANKENGKQIHMPTDYAEVTVDFHCWMCGKNCNSEKQWQGHISSEKHKEKVFHTEDDQNCWQYRFPTGYFSICDRYMAGTCTEGNNCKFAHGNAELHEWEERRQVLRMKLSKARKDHLIAPSDNDFGKYSFLFKDLN, from the exons ATGTCCAATGTGTCGGAAGAGAGAAGCACTAGACAACAGGACATTAAGAAAGGACTCCAGTTTATAGA atcTACTTTGCCCTATCCAGGGACGCAAGAACAATATGAG TTATTTATACGAGAGCTTGTTAGAAATCTTTTTAATGAAGGGAATGATGTATATCGAGAAGGTGATTGGAGAGGATCACTGAGTCATTATACAGAAGCTATAAACATAGCTGATTATGCTAATTCTGAAGAAATCCATGTTTCTGATGATATTTTAGAGAAGCTGCACGTGAACAGGATagcatgtttttcaaatatG GGATTGCATGAAAAAGTTCTAGAAGACTGTGAGATAGCATTACGAttgaatgaaaacaatttcagagCTCTCTATcggaaagcaaaagctttgaACGAATTGGGAAGATATAAGAAGGCTTATGATGCTGTAGCAAAATGTTCTCTTGCTGTGCCACAG GATGAAAGTGTGATTAAGCTTACCCAAGAACTAGCTCAAAAACTAGggttaaaaataagaaaagcataTGTAAGAGCAAag CCACCCTCCTCAAATTCAGTTTCTAGCGATGTATCTGCTCAG AATTCTTCTTCTGTAGAAGATATTGAGTTAG ATTTATCTGACCAGAAGCAAGAGAtggtttctgctgcttcttcatcaaactttgtttctgaagtgtCTAAAGTGTCATCAGTACCTGTACCATCTTTATCTTCTGTTATGCCTCTTCAAGTGGAAAAGgtttctttgccttctgcagtGTTGGCAAATGGAGGGAATGTTTCTTTCTCTATGCCAGAAGCATGTTTAGATTGTGGAGATGGAGATATAATTATTGGGGAAGAACTTGATGAATTACTTGATTCTGTGCCTGATCCAGATGAAAGTGTAATG caaaCTACAGGAGCCAGAGGACCTATTCCTGCAGGAAGTGTAGCTCCTAGTGTacctttctctgcctctttgtTGGGGACGCTGCCAGTTACTGCAGGATTTGttccttcaccttctctttcagaaatcttttcaCAGCCTTTGGCTTCGTCACTGGAAAATTTTTGTTCACCATTAAGTACCTTCTCAATCAGTGACCCAAAAAGAG acCTCTCAAGTTCAGCTTCTAGAGATGGAACACCAACACTTAGCAGCAATAATTCCCCGttattt ATAAATGGCCCTAGTAGTTTGTTTGGGTCTGAAAATTACATGGGAATTGCAGGCCAAACTAgaaatgacttttcaaatgtttttagcAGCGCAACTGCTAATATACCTATATCTTCAGCACTTGCGGGAAGAAACCCATTAGAAGGTACACATGAGCTAAGACAGGCCTGCCAGTTATGTTTTGTCAAAAAAG GTCCTAAATTATTGGATTATGCTTACCATCCCAGTTTAGAACATAAATGTAAGAAGGATATTCTAATTGGTAGAATAAAAAACTCTGAAGAtaaatcatggaaaaaaatacgtCCAAGACCAACAAAGACACAGTATGTGGGACCATATTATATATGTAAAG ATGTTGCTGCTGAAGAGGAATGCAGATATCCAGGTCATTGTACGTTTGCGTATTGCCAAGAGGAGATTGATGTGTGGACACTGGAGCGCAAAGGAGCCCTTAGTCGAGAAGCTCTTTTTGGCGGAAATGGAAAGATCAACTTGACTGTGTCCCGACTTCTTCAAGAACACCATGgattatttatgtttctttgtgag aaatgttttgatCACAAACCCAGAATAATAAGCAAAAGGAACAAGGATAACTCATCCTCTTGTTCTCACCCTGCTATGCATGACTTTGAAGATAACAA gtGCCTTGTCCACATTTTGCGAGAAACTATGGTGAAATATTCCAAAATCCGCCCTTTTCAAGTTCGATGTCAGCTTGACCTGTGCAGACATGAGGTACATTATGGCTGTTTACGAGAGGATAAGTGTTTTTATGCTCACAGTCTGGTAGAGCTTAAAGTCTGGATAATGCAAAAGGAAACAG GTATTTCACATGATACTATTGTTCAAGAATCAAAGAAATACTGGCAGAACATGGAAGCTAGTGCACATGGATCACag ATCCTTGGGAACCAAATGAAATATGGATCACTTAATTTGAAGATGAAGTTTGTTTGTGGTCAGTGCTGGAGAAATGGTCAAGTTAATGAGccagacagaaacaaaaaatactgtagTGCAAAGGCAAGACACCC CTGGACCAAAGATCGCCGTGTGGTGCTAGTAATGTCTAATGAACGTAAGAAGTGGATGACCATTCGTCCTCTTCCTGCAAAGAAACAAGTGCCTCTGCAATTTGAT TTGTGCAATCATATTGCTTCAGGCAAGAAATGCCAGTATGATGGAAACTGCTCATTTGCTCACAGTCCTGAGGAAAGAGAGATGTGGACCTATATGAAGGAGAACAGCA TTCAAGACTTGGAGCAGTTGTATGACATATGGCTAAAAAgtcaaaaaccagaaaaaggagATGATACAGCTGCTCaggcaaacaaagaaaatgggaagCAAATTCACATGCCAACTGACTATGCTGAAGTTACA GTGGATTTTCACTGTTGGATGTGTGGGAAGAACTGTAATAGTGAGAAGCAATGGCAGGGtcacatttcttctgaaaagcataAAGAGAAGGTTTTCCACACTGAGGACGATCAAAACTGCTGGCAGTATCGCTTTCCAACTGGATATTTTAGCATTTGTGATAG ATATATGGCTGGTACTTGCACTGAAGGAAACAACTGTAAATTTGCCCATGGAAATGCTGAACTCCATGAGTGGGAAGAACGAAGACAAGTTTTAAGAATGAAGCTcagcaaagcaaggaaagacCACTTGATTGCTCCCAGTGATAATGACTTTGGAAAATAtagttttttgtttaaagatttAAACTAA